From the Limanda limanda chromosome 7, fLimLim1.1, whole genome shotgun sequence genome, the window CatcagaaaggactgagaggcagaaagagctcgtgctgaggagacaaacaatccagcagagagtccaggacacacaAAAAGACGTGAaactgcttcaacaggaggaggaggccgtcaatggctctgcagataaagcagtggaggacagtgaggagatcttcactgagctgatccctctgctggagaaaagaagctctgatgtggagcagcagatcagatcccagcaggaaactgaagtgagtcgagtcagagagcttcaggagagattggagcaggagatcactgagctgaagaggaaagaccatgaactgaatcagctctcagacacagaggatcacaaccagcttctacacaactacccctcactgtcaccactcagtgaatctacacactcatccagcttcaggatccgtcctctgagggactttgaggatgtgacagcagctgtgtcacaggtcagaagTCGACTACaagacattctgagtgagacagagacagagatttttcaGATTGTGTCtcgagtggatgttttacttccacaaccagagccagagaccagagctgacttcttaaaatattcacagaaaatcacactggatccaaacacagcacacagacgtctgttattatctgagggaaacagaaaagtaacaggtATGAGTAATGATCAGTCTTATactaatcacccagacagattcactggttggcatcaggtcctgagtagagagagtctgactggacgttgttactgggaggtgaaggtggggctggagtggagaggaggagttgATCTAGCAGTCAcctacaagaatatcagcagagcaggaggctcaAGTggatttggatacaatgataaatcttggtcattatataGTAATGTAaagagatatatattttattacaacagcatcaggactccagtgtcaggtcgtcggtcctccagagtaggagtgtacctggatcacagtgcaggtgttctgtccttctacagtgTCTCTGGCATCATGACTCTCCTGCACAgtgtccagaccacattcactcagcctctctatgctggggTTCGGGTTTGTTCTGGAGACACAGCcaagttctgtaaactcaaaagacgcgagtcattaaaagcagtgatttagattctgtgtttaaatctttaacttaatttgtctccatgtttgttgatcaaagttcgtggtggtgacgtttctgctccgcacagagatcagctgtcaatcaaacacagactttcctttatcacacatatttagttctcactttgtaaagacagaaatctataattacactgacatgaatgtgtttgaaagaactaatgttgctgttgttttctaaatcaaagtagaaatcaggttgtgtgatgttttagaacctgtgttgatcctgatcctcatcaatgagctgattatttgttcttttcttttccacatgtgagatgtAGGTGAAACAAACTCAGTGTGtccatgaactcactgaacaagattcactgaacagactttatgatgaaatgatcaatgaccTCAGAGCATCAACATGTCAAACAGGTCAACTACACTCTGGTTGGATTCACAGAGCATCAGTGTTATGGGATGTTTGGTCACATTGTAAATGTGGagcctggtttgtttttattccggCTCATCTCTGTAAAGTGTGAATCCACTCATCCTCATTGTAGTAACATATTTAGTGAACGGGCgtattgatctgctgctgcataaatttctgttctttttgattttcctgATCTGAACTGTCAGTTCCATTGGAGAGTGTCCTGATCAAGTCCCTTTGAGGGTTTGTTTTGCAGCTCTCATCATATGTGTTTCTTATACATATACAGTGAAATCTCTTATATATGTAAAAAGCAATACAAATGTCatgtgtgaagaagctgaaactttaaataaagaataaatccagtcTGTAGTGGCGGTTTCACTTTGGTCAACATTACCAAAGGccactttttttgttaagattGACTCGTGTCCAACATACATACCTTGTCTTGTTGTGAAGACCTAATGTCGAATCTTCCAGGCGGGTAAATCTTGACAGGTGTTTATTTTCCAGTTCCAGCACAATTCACAGACatactcctgatcaaaatcttaattgcatgaatttgcattttgcactgttgaatcttaggaaggttctaagtagagtttcaaaatgcaaaaagaagaaatgggaacaagagcccaaaagttgtgagcaggcaatttattgaaaacaacaatttaactgaagtaggctgttcatcagctgatcaaaagtttaagaccacagctaaaaaaaaaaaaaaaacctcctaaaacagaaattaaagtgtcaaaaactgactcagtaatgagtagctccaccattattgttgatcacttcaaaaattcgttttggcatgcttgatgcaagtgtttccaaaaggctagtgcgaatgttgcgccaagtggtgaagatgacttcacgaagggcatccactgtctggaactgaggtccatttttgtaaacttcccttgccatccatccccaaatgttctcaattggattaagatcaggggaacacgcaggatggtccaaaagagtgatgtaattctcctggaaaaaagtcttggtcagacgggcattgtgaattggagcgttgtcttgctgaaaaacccagtcgttaccacacagacgagggccctccgtcatgagggatgcccgctgcaacatctccacatagccagctgctgtttgacgcccctgcacaacctggagctccattgttccattgaaggaaaaagcaccccagatcatgatggcgccccctccactgtgctgcgtagaaaacatctcaggtggcatctccttgtcatgccagtaacgttggaagccatcaggaccatcaaggttaaatttgttctcgtcagagaataaaactttcttccacctttgaatgtcccatgtttggtgctcccttgcaaagtctaaacgggcaattttgtggcgttgaaggagacgtggcctttgaagacgtttcttgtttttgaagcccgtccttcgcagatgccgtctgatggttattgggcggCAGTCaacaccagtaatggccttaatttgggacgaggatcgtcccgtgtcttgacggacagccattcggatcctccggctcagcgccggtgagatttttttgggtctaccacttgatttttttgttccataaccctgaggatcttttaagaaatgcaaaatgactgtcttactgcgtccaacctcagcagcgatggcacgttgtgagaggccttgtttatgcagttcaacaatcctaccacgttcaaagacggtgagcttttttgccgttgccatcaagagatcttcacagtgtgattacttgacaggaaattacatggaatccaaatttttgcacagattttggcttttaaaggctgtggtcttaaacttttgatcagctgatgaacagcctatttgagttaaattgttgttttcaataaattgcctgctcacaacttttggtctcttgttcccatttcttctttttgcattttgaaactctacttagaaccttcctaagatccaacagtgcaaaatgcaaattcatgcaattttttaactggtcttaagattttgatcaggagcgtACCTTATATTGATCTTATACCGAACTGGCGATGCTGTCTTTTCAACCTGTCACGATATCACGATAAAAAACGTATTTCGGTCCATTCCTTAGACTTCGCACTCACCACGATGTACATGTGCTCAAAAACAACAACGCGCATGTGCACTGAACAGCATTACGGACTAATCAAGTGTCGCAAACAACAAGCCGTAAACAGCGCCCAATACagaatataattaaatacaGCAGACATACTCTACAAAATATATGTTAActgtgtaaaaataaaacttaagaataaaattgggccaaGCACAGAGCCCtctggaacaccatggttaactttggtgcgcacagatgactcattaTTAATTTGCACAAATTGGGAgggatcagaaaaataagatttgaaCCAGTTTAGGGgggttcctttaatgttaaataactgttttagtctctgtaataaaatttgatgttcaattgtgttgaatgctgcactgagatctaacagaacaaggacagactcaaatccctgatctgaagctattagaaggtcattagtgacttttgtcAAGGCTGTCTCTGTACTGTAATTGGCTCTAatcccagactgaaagtcttcatttatattattttcctggagaaactcacacagctgataggctacaactttttctaagatttaagacaggaaggggagattagatattggcctgtaattggctaaaacctctgggtctagggttaTTTGAGAAGGGGTTTGTTTGCAGCTATTTTAaaggactgtggtacataacctgatgataatgacagattgattgtgttaagtagcAAACTatcaattaggggcagaatttctttaagtactTTTGTAGGAAtaggatctaagatacaggttgttgggtttgaacctgagattattttagtaaactgatcacgggtgatcagagagaagctgtctaagtaatgggaaggattctcagccgtttctgagatctctgctgttgggagggtattagtgccaattgagggcaggagatggttgatttcatttctaatagttagaattttatcattaaaaaagatcataaagatattgctatttagggatcgaggaatactgggttcggtggaggtgtgactctctgtcagcctggctacagtgctgaagagaaacctggggttgtttttattctcttcttttagttttgaataaaaggcagctcttgctttgtggagagcctttttatattctttaacactactcttccagtctaggagattttcaacactgttgcttgagcgccacttcctttctagttttctcgATACTTGTTTTAACTcatgtttctttgagttatacCACAgagctaattgactatgtttgacatgtttctttttagaggcgctattgagtctaatgttaatcgtattGAGTCTGCAGAAAGTAATCTTTATTAGTTAAACACGTCTCTTGCCCCAGTGATTCCAAAGAACCTGTGCTGTCTTaggtaaaatataataatagtcCTGAGGTGAAACTCCCCAGGTGGCATTGTGGCAATCATTAATTTCCCCGCTTAACACCTCGCTAGACTATGAACAAGACTTCAAATGAGTTgcagctgagtttaggtttaggattaattgatagactggagttaaaaatagcagcaactccacctcctctgggaacgtgtgaatttaaatgactagggggagtagattcatttagactcaaatattcatcaggatgcagccacgtctcagggAGGggctgttattgtttaatttaataatttaatcggatggtggacagacacaatctctatggggttgtgtgactgatccagagggtgcgcagagaagtgtgtagcactgcagctctgcttcctggtcccaactctgggttgtcatgtgatagactgggtaatattcctagataagagagctgctccatcccaagtgggaacacgtctctcctaacaagaccaggtttcctccagtgggtaaaagacaacatgcggcTAAACTCgcatcacctgttgtgttagggagagggccagaggaaactactgtgtccgacatcgtttttgcAAAGATTCActacagaaaagaaagattaATAGATTCACAGAAGACCCAAGCGTTGCTGTTTGGCTAACATAAACATTGTTCCCGTGCAACTGGAACTCTATATCAACTCGGGTTATTCGGGTGTGACGTCATTCCGAGGGCCCTTAATGGAACGTGGcattatttactttataaagGGAAATACAGCAGTTGATCTGCCTTTAATGTATTAAGGaccaaatgtattttgaaaggTGTTCGTCCTTTTGAACGACTTCTTTCACATGAaatattctctttttttaaaaataaaaacggCCATGTGATaatttgttaatatttattttaagtatatTGCCCACCTCCAACTAATACAGCTTGGACATGTTTGCTACTGCTACAACTTTTACAGCTTTTAAAAACAATCATAACAATCATGATGGCAACAGACTCATTTTTTGTATCTCATTTCAGAGCATTTAATCAACACAAGTCACTGAATTATAAGGAAAccaaatttgaataaacaacGTACAACCATAGCTCTAAAGACGATAACCCAACAATTATAAATTGCTAATAAACTAAGAGTGTAAAGTGGACATttgaaagaacacaaagaaagcTAATGGTAATAAAATAAAGCAATAGAGCTTGTTAGCCTGTTTTCAGACTCAATGACTGTTCATGCAGGATCAAGTGTTTATGGTGTGTTGTCTCTGATTGTGTCTTCGATCCACCCGACGTAGTTGATCACTTTGGTGTAAACCCCGGGGTAGTATGCAATTGCGCAGCTGATTCCCCAGGAGACAATGCCCGTGAATTTGCCATCGCAAATGAGAGGACCACCGGAGTCACCCTGTGGATACACAAGTAAAATTAGAGGTGAGAAAGTCTTCCTTAATCCATGAGGAGTAGACGATTCCCCTTTAAGAGAAGGAATCCTACCAACTCTTTTGCTCCTGTGACCTCACTAGTAGTGACGTTGACattcttttgtttgttagtgCATTAAAGTTTGTAAAGAAAGTCTTGCGTCCAAGTGCAGCCTCACAACCGTCCCTCCAAAAGAGTAGAATCTAGTTTCTAAACCAATAATGAAAAGGGGCAGTTAATCATAGTATGTACTGCAGGAAGTCAAACGTGCACCTAGCACACAGGGAAATGAATGTTAACattagtatataatatataaggcAGCATCATTTTGCACACATGCATTAGAATACAACATAAAACAGATAAATCCTTCCTGTACCTGGCAGGAATCTTTGCCACCCCTGTAGTTTCCAGCACACATCATGTTTGGGGTGATCCTCGACCAGTAGTAATACCAGCAGTACTTGTACACCGTTACATCCACAGCACGCAGCACGGGGGAGAGCACACGCTTGTACCTCTGTGTCACACCCCAGCCGCTCACGGTGCACACAATTGGATTGGTTGTGCCATCTGGGAGTTCAGCGGGCTCGACGTAGCTGTTCAGCTTTGCGGGCTGTTTTAGCTGAAACATGAAGCAGAAAGTCAGGGCATcgaacacacacatggacagagAACAGGAGCACACAACGGGCTCCAGGGACCGAATCTCCTGTTTACCTTGAGGAGCAGGATGTCGTTGTCGAAGGTTCGGCTGTTAAATCGCTTGATGAAATACCTTTCGACCTCGAAGACTTGTTCTGATCCTTCGTCTATATCCAGGTTGTGTTCACTCAACACCACCCTCATCCGACTAAGCCTGAGGGTCACACAGGGCTTCAGAATATACCCTCTACCACATCTTTACTGTGACTATACACATTCTGGCATCATTAGTATTATTAAAACTCTTCTTCCTGCCCATTAACCTTGTAGCGCTTTCTGTAATTATCTTTCTAGTCTCGGCACTCACGGTCTCCAGCAGTGGGCAGCAGTCACCACCCACTGAGCGTGCACCAGTGTTCCTCCACAGTAGTGTTGCCTTCCTTCTGTCTGCAGCGACGCCTGATATTTGATGGAGAACTTTTGGACCTCTTGACCCCCGATGATCCTTGTCGCCTCTGTGAACGGAGAGAATGGGCAGCAGGTC encodes:
- the LOC133004644 gene encoding tripartite motif-containing protein 16-like — its product is MITDELPKQPLLSMRRSDRDYGGSEGRSETILQSLAPGEMDTHRFCCSICLNPLKDPVTTVCGHSYCKSCINTHWDNGEERGSYSCPQCRQTFLLRPVLEKNTMLADLLEELKKTGFQAAPAVHCYAEPEDVACDVCTGRKRKSFKSCLVCLASYCEKHLQPHFQSPPFKKHKLVEPSEKLQENICSRQDEVMKMFCRTDQQCICSLCSVEEHKDHDIVSAASERTERQKELVLRRQTIQQRVQDTQKDVKLLQQEEEAVNGSADKAVEDSEEIFTELIPLLEKRSSDVEQQIRSQQETEVSRVRELQERLEQEITELKRKDHELNQLSDTEDHNQLLHNYPSLSPLSESTHSSSFRIRPLRDFEDVTAAVSQVRSRLQDILSETETEIFQIVSRVDVLLPQPEPETRADFLKYSQKITLDPNTAHRRLLLSEGNRKVTGMSNDQSYTNHPDRFTGWHQVLSRESLTGRCYWEVKVGLEWRGGVDLAVTYKNISRAGGSSGFGYNDKSWSLYSNVKRYIFYYNSIRTPVSGRRSSRVGVYLDHSAGVLSFYSVSGIMTLLHSVQTTFTQPLYAGVRVCSGDTAKFCKLKRLPLESVLIKSL
- the LOC133004645 gene encoding trypsin I-P1-like encodes the protein MGSLQRCILLLLLTFTVSEATRIIGGQEVQKFSIKYQASLQTEGRQHYCGGTLVHAQWVVTAAHCWRPLSRMRVVLSEHNLDIDEGSEQVFEVERYFIKRFNSRTFDNDILLLKLKQPAKLNSYVEPAELPDGTTNPIVCTVSGWGVTQRYKRVLSPVLRAVDVTVYKYCWYYYWSRITPNMMCAGNYRGGKDSCQGDSGGPLICDGKFTGIVSWGISCAIAYYPGVYTKVINYVGWIEDTIRDNTP